TATTTCATCCTAGTCACATTAAGTACATAAATCTccttaggaattttttttcataatcaATATGCAggtttcttcttttaaatctaTTTCATTTCTGTATCTTTTAACTAGGTATTTTAATTCATTTGCATTTAATATGGTTATTGATGCATGAGTCCCTAGGCCCAGCATCAACAAGAGTGGGGGTTTGTCAAGGACTAGGGATACCTGGTAGGCGAATAAGAAAACATCAATTGAAGAAACTGACAGGGTTGTTCATTTCTGTGAGAGCTTTTTGAACTCAGGAGTGAGAATGCTCATATGGACTTGACTcagccccagtcttttattgaaatCATACAAAGAAGTTGGGTTACAAAGCTTATGGGGGGTAGGTAAATACTTCTCTATTTTCCTTTGCCAATATTTTCTTGTGATTCAGAGTAGCACAGAtttagaacagaaaaagaaaactataaaatctCAAACATAAAATTCTTGTAGCAAACAcaatgtttttatatctcccgACCACCAGTCTCCGGTGAGGTCAGTGGCAACAGTATTTTGGTTACAAAGCCATGTGTGAGTACGGTTTCATAAAAGGGTAAACATGAGGTCATACTGCTGATCCTGCAGTCTTTCGATCTTCAGTCTGGGTCAAACATCCAGGaccttatctgtctgtctatgaaATCATCCTCACTTAACCTGTATAGAAATTTCCGAGGGGGGCAGCAGCCATCGTCTCTGAACCCAAGAAACCCACTGCTGACTTTCTGGGAAATATCTGTATGTTATTCTATCCTCAGTTTTGTAATAAAAATGTcctgtttttattatacagaattGAGACTAAGACTGGGGAAACAGCTGCAGATTTACTCATCTCTGACTGCTGCTCTAGGTTACCTTCGTTTCCACAGTGAGCAAGTGGCCATAACATGCATTTCTCTTGACTTCATGAACAGATTTCAGTTTAATATTATTGGTAACATCTAGTCTCTGGATATAAAGCAGGTTCCTACTAGGTCTTGCCAGGTCACCAAATACCAGTTTAATCacggaaggaggaaaaagaaggaatagTAAATAGATAAGGAGAATGATTCATACTaaaaagagttgcagagacacgagctcgggggggggggtggggtaactggttagttcctattgttattccacctacagggttgcagatccctttagctccttggatactttctctaggtcctccattgggggccctgtgttccatccaatagctgactgtgagcatccacttctgtgtttgctaggccccagcatagcctcacaagagacagctatatcagggtcctttcagcaaaatcttgctagtgtatgcaatggtgtgagcgtttggaggctgattatgggatggatccccgggtatggcagtctctagatggttcatcctttcgtctcagctccaaactttgtctctgtaactccttccatgggtgttttgttcccaattctaagaaggggcaaagtatccacattttggcccagagctcgtgtctctagctgcatgtgtatcagaagatggcttagtcttCTTAGtttccatcagtggaaagagaggcccattggtcttgcaatctttatatgcctcagtacaggggatctccagggccaagaagtgggagtgggtgggtaagggcgggggagggcatgggggacttttgggatagcattggaaatgtaaatgaagaaaatacctaatttgtaaaaaaaaaaaaaaaaagaatagttgcAGAAATGACATGAGGTGCTTGCACCAAAGAAGCAGGCCATGGGGGCAGCTCAGTTCTCATCATACTGGGGCCCACAAGAGGCCGTAGCCTCGTACTCCGAAACACAGTACCCCAGATTTTCTTCCTTGTCATCAGGGTCCAGGCATCTAGAGCTTAATGTGAGATGTCTTCAACACATGAGCTTTACAATTAACAATGTTAATATTTatcttctagttttgttgaaattGAACTCTTAATCCTTACGCTCAGACTATATTTTTCTGGTTTTAAGTTTTATTCTAGTAGTGTTTTGACTTCTGTATTATTTTGTTATGTCTTTTATGGATTTATTCTCTGTATTAATCATGAAGGCTGAAAATTATAGCACCTTTGGATGCTAACAAGCTATTTTGAAATAATAGCAATTTAGCATTGATTTAAAGATGcaaaaggaaactcaaaagaaaaatttaaaaacccagtAAAACATTGACTTGTCTTTAATTCCTCCACACAGTTTGAATTTTTCATCTCCACCTTTATATCTTTCTGCATTTTTCACCTCTTATTAATAGTTATTATTTGGAAGCACTTTGCCATTTATTTTTCACACTACATATGTGAATGGTTTATTTACCATGTTCAAGTTAGAGCATTCTAAATTTTTCTACAAAGTTACTCATTGAGATGAGTCTTTTTCAGCACTGAACGTTTTATCCTTTATCACTTGTATTTCTTCAAACAGGTTTTAAGAACTCTTCTGGACAcactgctcaaaaaaaaaagtctgattgTGTTAAGCTCACTCAGCTTTGTCAGCTATGCTCACTTGTATTCCTGATTGTGTTAAGCTCACTCAGCTTGGTCAGCTACGCTCACTTTGTATTCCTGATTCTGTTAAGCTCACTCAGCTTTGTCAGCTACACTCACTTTGTATTCCTGATTCTGTTAAGCTCACTCAGCTTTGTCAGCTACGCTCACTTTGTCTTCCTGATTGGCTTAAGCTCACTCAGCTTTGTCAGCTACGCTCACTTTGACTTCCTGATTCTGTTAAGCTCACTCAGCTTTGTCAGCTACGCTCACTTTGTCTTCCTGATTCTGTTAAGCTCACTCAGCTTTGTCAGCTACGCTCACTTTGTATTCCTGATTCTGTTAAGCTCACTCAGCTTTGTCAGCTACGCTCACTTTGTCTTCCTGATTCTGTTAAGCTCACTCAGCTTTGTCAGCTACGCTCACTTTGTCTTCCTGATTCTGTTAAGCTCACTCAGCTTGGTCAGCTACGCTCACTTTGTATTCCTGATTCTGTTAAGCTCACTCAGCTTTGTCAGCTACGCTCACTTTGTCTTCCTGATTCTGTTAAGCTCACTCAGCTTGGTCAGCTACGCTCACTTTGTATTCCTGATTCTGTTAAGCTCACTCAGCTTTGTCAGCTACGCTCACTTTGTCTTCCTGATTCTGTTAAGCTCACTCAGCTTTGTCAGCTATGCTCACTTGTATTCCTGATTGTGTTAAGCTCACTCAGCTTGGTCAGCTACGCTCACTTTGTATTCCTGATTCTGTTAAGCTCACTCAGCTTTGTCAGCTATGCTCACTTTGTCTTCCTGATTCTGTTAAGCTCACTCAGCTTTGTCAGCTACGCTCACTTTGTATTCCTGATTCTGTTAAGCTCACTCAGCTTTGTCAGCTACGCTCACTTTGTATTCCTGATTCTGTTAAGCTCACTCAGCTTTGTCAGCTACGCTCACTTTGTCTTCCTGATTCTGTTAAGCTCACTCAGCTTTGTCAGCTATGCTCACTTTGTCTTCCTGATTCTGTTAAGCTCACTCAGCTTTGTCAGCTACGCTCACTTTGTATTCCTGATTCTGTTAAGCTCACTCAGCTTTGTCAGCTACGCTCACTTTGTCTTCCTGATTGGCTTAAGCTCACTCAGCTTTGTCAGCTACGCTCACTTTGTATTCCTGATTCTGTTAAGCTTACTCAGCTTTGTCAGCTACGCTCACTTTGTATTCCTGATTCTGTTAAGCTCACTCAGCTTTGTCAGCTACGCTCACTTTGTATTCCTGATTCTGTTAAGCTCACTCAGCTTTGTCAGCTACGCTCACTTTGTATTCCTGATTCTGTTAAGCTCACTCAGCTTTGTCAGCTACGCTCACTTTGTCTTCCTGATTGGCTTAAGCTCACTCAGCTTTGTCAGCTACGCTCACTTTGTATTCCTGATTCTGTTAAGCTCACTCAGCTTTGTCAGCTACGCTCACTTTGTATTCCTGATTGGCACTTTTGCTGAATGCCTTTGGATTTGTTATTTTCTTCAgtgcattttttttaactataaggCTTATTCTTacaaatcacagaaaaaaagagatgcccatgtgtgctattcattcattttctcttgctCCCTTGAAATGGACTCATTTTTGTCTCTAACCTTGAAGAAAGTGGGAAGATTGTATATTGAGGCAGAATTGAAGTGCTAGGTTTGACTGACTGACAtggatatctgcatctgattctagGACTATAGaatttctgttgttatctctttAAATAGACTTTGGGCCTCTTTGGTATTCTCAAGTCCTTCATAAACTAACACTTAAAAACATACTCTCTTAATACTCTCCCAAAGCTTCATTTTTGTCTGCTCTAAAATTCCCATTTTAAATATCTGAAATCACTAATTCTTCATCTGTCTAGAACATTTACAGCATTTATTGCCTCCtttcataacttcagtttcaCTTAGTATGATTTTTCAGCTAGAGAATATCTCTTCAGTTTCATAAATTatctgtcttttgctttgcaatgagaaaatattaaattgttATGTGTTTTCTTGAAATTTGTTGAACTTTCTTAAAACAATCagcttaactttcttttttttttattggatgaaaagttcttttttttaataggtattttcctcatttacattttcaatgctatcccaaaggtccccagcatccacccccccccccaatcccctacccacccactccacctttttggccctggcgttcccctgtactggggcatctaaagttggcaagtccaatgggcctctctttgtagtgatggccgactaggccatcttttgatgcatatgcagctagagacaagagctccgggatactggttagttcatattgttgttccacctatagggttgcagttccctttagctccttgggtaatatctctagctcctgcattgggggccgtgtgatccatccaatagctgactgtgatcatccacttctgtgtttgctaggccccggcatagtcaacTGAGTTTCTATGGGGTCATTTTCTGCAATTTCAtgtgtaccttttttttttttttttttttttttcgagacagggtttctctatagccccggctgtcctggaactcactttgtagactaggctggccttgaactcagaaatccacctgcctctgcctcccaagtgctgggattaaaggcgtgagccaccaagcccggctcatgtgtactttttaaaaatttttgatgCTATAATTGCATCATTACTCCCTTTCTATTCCTCCGTCCAAACCTTCCCATATATCCatccttgctctttttcaaattcatgaccactTTGTTATTAATTGTTTTAgataccaaccaaagaacatacacacactggacctaggcctccctacacatatgtagcatatgtgtAGCTTGACCTTTATGTGGGTTGTGAACAACTGGAATaggggttatcccaaaagctgttgcctgtatatggTATATGTTCTTCCGGGTGGGCTgtctagtctggcctcagtgggagaggaagtgcctagcttcACAGAACCTTgaagtttgggggtgggggtgagggggatacccagggggagCCCCACAcattcagaggagaagaggaaagggaatggggaaaggaATATGGGAGGACCAGGATGGGAACAGTGAATAGGatatacaataaataagtaaaaatatatatatacaaaaacatttaaattaaattttaaaaaaagaaaaattcttctCAAAAATTATTGTTTAAATCTACCTATTGAATGATTCTCTCTGTATATGTCTATCCATGTCTATCaatctttctgtgtgtgtttatctgtctctgcctctttctgtctctttctctgtctttctctcttatttattaaaacattttttatctaAAATAAGGAATCCTTATGACTTTCCCATCTACAATGATCTTCTTAGTGTGTGCTAATAATCAAGTTATTATTTCTAAGACTTGTTCTTTTGTTAAACAAAATTTAGTCATGATATTCATAGATACATCAAAATAATAAATTGATGAtatagagaaattttaaggaattttaatccagtatCAAGAGAACACAGCAAAAagacctaggtctgtgtgatctggccaGAGTGCAGACATGCCGCATAGCTTTAATCCCTCTGGAtagaatacagacacactctTAGAACAGGCCTTTAATGTAAaattagtttatagaaggaagcagccatgtttgaaagtgattggGGGGCAAACAAAATgacaagtcagagaaagatttttacatcatgagtcagagataggatatgtccAAGTCTCACAAGATCAGGACAGGAAAGCAAAGCTTTTAAAGAACGGCACAGGGAGAGAGTCAGTGATTTGGAAgacagtgcagtgagtgcagcaGAGTTGAGTTCATGTGTGAGTACATGCAGTTCCTTGCAGGTCAGAGGAGGCGGCTGAAGTCAGAGAATAAAatggagccagaagattaaaacaaatttctagaattagtttgaggtcaagcagagcaattcagtgagaagttgAGAATAGCAAGATTAAATCAGTTAGTTTGGAGAGTCATTTGAGTCTAAACAGCTCAGTTGAATCAGCAAACCAGAGTTGAAAAAGAACTAGCGAGGATGAGCTTATTCAGTAGTAAGACTCTGTGTCAGCAATTACATCAGGAAGATACAAGTTACTTTTACATGAAGATATAAAGAGGATGTGAAAATTGTAAAGATAAGTGCAGAGTCCCTGCTCATAACCAGTGGGGCTCTTATAAAGCTCAGAATAATAAAAGTATCCCTTCAGATATAAGTGCCTCCTTTGCCTTAATAGTAACGGAATAAACTCCTGAATGTATAGATTTTTCTGTATCGTTGATATCTGTGCATATTACATTAACATCCATACATGCAAATTCATTTGTGTTCTAATAATATCCAGATAGTGTGACCTAAAATTCATGACAAAAGGTGGGTAGGCAATTTTTAAATACAGCAGTTCTGCCTCAGTATTCAGTTACTCTTCACCCTCTAATTTTAGTGCAGAACAAGTAAAATTCAAGTGTATGTACATTATAATAATTACATATGAGGGTCTAATCAGTATACATGATTATATTATTGCTTCAGTTTTCTAAAAGTTTATTTGAGAATATGCTAGTGACTTTACTCATCCTTTGGAATTTCTCTATTCATGTTGCTTGGAATCTTTAATGGGTTttgaataatataatataatgggTCAATAAATAAGTTTTTGTGAATTCTTCCTTATATTATCACTGTATCTTTACTCATAAAAAGTATGTATAATTGATTAGCCATTCCATAATACAGTTtagaagaaaataccaaaaagtaaaacataacCAAAATTATGAGTATGTGTTGGGTAAGAAGTTTCAGAATGGTGATTCACAACACTTTCTCTGAAATTAACTTTAGGAAATGcttattttgaattttgtttttaaatatgattACATGGTGTCAGGAAAGAGCATGCAAAGCTATATTCATGGTTCCAAACAAGTAAAGTGCTctcaaaaaattgaaattaaaacagaaatacacaaggttgtttttgtttattaaacCCATACTTCCTTAAATTTTGAGTATGTGAAATTCACATGTTGCCACACACTTTCTTATCTGTATAAGATTTAGGGTTTAACTCATTCAAGTTCTAATTAGAAACCACACAACTTTTCAACAGAGGGAGTCACTGATGTTCACAGGGGTTTCTTGGAGAAAAGCATTTTCAGGACTTGGTCACGGATTTGTTTAGTTTTAACACCATAAACAATGGGGTTCAGAAAAGGTGGGACTAACAGGTAAAGGTCTGACAGGAGGATGTGCACATAGGGGGGTATGTGAGCCCCAAACCTGtgtgtgaagaaagagaagaaggccaGAAGGTAGAACTGCAGGAAGACACAGATGTGAGCAATGCAGGTATTGAAGGCTTTGAATCGAGCCTCCTTCTGGGGCAGCTGGAAGACCGTGATGAAGATTCGCACATAGGAGAAGGTAATGAAGACTATGTCAAACCCTAAGATGGCAAAGGCAACAAGGAGGCCACATATCTTGTTGATTCTGATATCTTGAGCTGCCAATTTCACAATGGCCATGTGTTCACAGTACGAGTGGGAGATAATGGTAGTTCGAAAGTACTTAAGGCGACATTTGATGAGCAATATCAATGGAAATGTGGTAATGAGAGACCTCAGTAATGCACCAGCTCCAAGGCAAGTGGTGAGTTGTGGAGAGAAGATAGTAGCATGTCTGAGGGGGTTGCAGATAGCCACATAGCGATCCAGAGCCATGGCCAGGAGGATGCCTGATTCTGTGGCCTGGAATGAGTGGATGAGTTCCATCTGCAGCAGGCAGGCATCAAAGGAAATCTGTGGCATGTGAAACCAGAAGATGCCCAACATTTTGGGAAGAATGCATGTGCTAAGGGCAATGTCTGTGACTGCCAAAATAGCCAAGAAAATATACATGGGTATGTGGAGGCTCTTTTCACTTTTGATTATAACTAAAATTAGGGAGTTCCCAATCATAGCAATGATGTACATGACACAGAATGGAATTCCAATCCAGCACTGCACTGATTCCAGGCCAGGGATCCCCACTAGTGTTAAAACAGAAGGCATGAAGACTGAGCCATTGAACTTGATCATGCTGAACCTGTCAGTAGAAAGCTGTAGCGGTATTGCTGCTTCAACTTCTGTTCTATACTAAGACTAGATGCATAAATATAAGAGAAATTAATTCATTAGCAAAATAAACTCTATGTAAGTTAGGAGCATACCATCTTTTCTTCACCCTCAACCATTCTTTTCCCCCTAAGTATTTAAATGTCAGTCCCATTTTGTCCTTACCTGAATCATTTCTGTAAGTTAAATTCAGTAGATAACTTGCTTCTTCTCTAAGACCAAATGCCTTTGATCAAAAATTCCTTTCGCTTGATATTTGTCCTCTATGAGCTCTTGTGGTTTTGCAACTGGAATTCACAGAATGAAGACAGTATAAGATCTTGAATTTATCTATATGTGGATATGAATAATTCACCAGAGTGGGAGGATACTCAATTTTCTCAGGGCATGTTTGTTAGGAAGGTCTTCTATGTTTCTCATTCTGTAACTGCTATTGTGGGTCTTTTTATAGTCTTGTCCTTCTCTAAAAGGATCTACCAGTTCATATACAAATTATCCCTCTAGATATTCATTTTTTCTCAAGCTCAACTGTTTATATTATACTTTTCCTGCCCATTCTCTGAGAACCTATCTAtccattacttttttatttatttaattaggtattttcttcatttacatttcaaatgctatcccaaaagtcccctttacTCATAGATCTTTTTTATTTTGGCCACAGGCGATTctcatcttgttttcttcatttgtccATCATTTATATTTAACAACCCCCCACTTGCAGTCTCTGCTATCCATTCATCTTTATCAGTAACTAATTCACCTACCTAAGGCCGCCACGCCTTTCTGCCTAGGTGACTGACTAATACTGAAAGTTCTATGGAGAGGAATTTCTAATGTTTTAATGTATCCTTTGTCTacaggagaaaaatatttttatggagaTGACTTTTTTTGCCTTTACACTATTTTCTGGGAGACAATTTTTATACAAGTTCTCTGCCCCTTATTCTCCTCCTTTACTTTAATAATTCTCAGTTATGTTATGTCAGGCTTAAAGACATGCTTCTGTACAAAAGGTCAATGCTTTGCCAAGTACCCACAGGTCCATGGGTGTTGGTGTCTTGCCTCACTGTTACCTGAAACCTGTATCTATAACTCCTTCAAGATGCCTTTCCACTCCAGAAAGATGTAATGTAATAAATGATTTCGAAAGgatgtttatttcctttcagcAATTCACACACTTGTTCCCTGAGATGGTTTTAAGCATTAAATGCTATGAGGATGCTATGAGGGTGGATTAAAACAGCAAATCAATAAAAAAGACACATCAGGTAAATGT
This Mus musculus strain C57BL/6J chromosome 7, GRCm38.p6 C57BL/6J DNA region includes the following protein-coding sequences:
- the Olfr69 gene encoding olfactory receptor 69 — encoded protein: MIKFNGSVFMPSVLTLVGIPGLESVQCWIGIPFCVMYIIAMIGNSLILVIIKSEKSLHIPMYIFLAILAVTDIALSTCILPKMLGIFWFHMPQISFDACLLQMELIHSFQATESGILLAMALDRYVAICNPLRHATIFSPQLTTCLGAGALLRSLITTFPLILLIKCRLKYFRTTIISHSYCEHMAIVKLAAQDIRINKICGLLVAFAILGFDIVFITFSYVRIFITVFQLPQKEARFKAFNTCIAHICVFLQFYLLAFFSFFTHRFGAHIPPYVHILLSDLYLLVPPFLNPIVYGVKTKQIRDQVLKMLFSKKPL